One window of Camelina sativa cultivar DH55 chromosome 4, Cs, whole genome shotgun sequence genomic DNA carries:
- the LOC104780107 gene encoding pentatricopeptide repeat-containing protein At3g29230: MMTSSLPVRAPSWVSSRRIFEERLQELPKCANLSQVKQLHAQIIRRNLHQDLHIAPKLISALSLCRQTGLALRVFNQVSEPNVHLCNSLIRAHALNSQPYQAFFVFSEMQRFGLFADNFTYPFLLKACSGQSWLPVVKMMHSHIEKLGLSSDIYVPNALIDCYSRCGGLGVREAMKLFEKMGERDTVSWNSMLGGLVKAGELRDARQLFDEMPQRDLISWNTMLDGYARCREMSKAFELFEKMPERNTVSWSTMVMGYSKAGDMEMAKIMFDKMPLPAKNVVTWTIIIAGYAEKGLVKEADKLVDQMVASGLRFDAAAAISILAACAESGLLSLGVRVHSIIKRSNLNSNASVLNALLDMYAKCGSLEKAFDVFNNMPKKDLVSWNTMLHGLGVHGHGKEAIELFSRMRREGIRPDKVTFIAVLCSCNHAGLIDEGVDYFYSMEKVYDLVPQVEHYGCLVDLLGRGGRLKEAVKVVQTMPMKPNVVIWGALLGACRMHNNVDLAKEILDPLVKLDSSDPGNYTLLSNIYAAAEDWAGVADIRSKMKSMGVEKPSGASSVELEDGIHEFTVFDKSHPKSDQIYQMLGSLNEPPDTGELVAVG, from the coding sequence ATGATGACGTCATCGCTACCTGTCCGAGCTCCGTCATGGGTCTCATCCCGGAGAATCTTCGAAGAGAGACTCCAAGAGCTTCCCAAGTGCGCTAACTTAAGCCAAGTGAAGCAGCTTCACGCCCAGATCATTCGGCGGAACCTTCACCAAGATCTTCACATAGCACCGAAGCTAATCTCTGCTCTTTCTCTCTGCCGTCAAACCGGTTTAGCTCTTAGGGTTTTCAATCAGGTTTCAGAACCAAACGTTCATCTTTGCAATTCGCTGATTAGAGCTCACGCGTTGAACTCGCAGCCGTACCAAGCTTTCTTCGTTTTCTCTGAGATGCAAAGATTTGGTCTTTTCGCTGATAATTTCACTTACCCTTTTCTTCTCAAAGCTTGTTCGGGTCAATCATGGCTACCTGTGGTGAAGATGATGCACAGTCATATCGAAAAATTGGGGCTTTCGTCTGATATCTATGTTCCCAATGCTCTCATTGATTGTTATTCTAGATGTGGTGGTTTGGGTGTTAGAGAGGCTATGAAGTTGTTTGAAAAGATGGGTGAGAGAGATACTGTGTCTTGGAACTCGATGCTTGGTGGATTGGTGAAAGCAGGGGAACTGAGAGATGCTCGCCAgttgttcgatgaaatgcctcaAAGGGATTTGATTAGTTGGAACACTATGTTGGATGGGTATGCTAGGTGTAGAGAGATGAGTAAAGCCTTTGAGTTGTTTGAGAAGATGCCTGAGAGGAATACTGTGTCTTGGTCTACGATGGTTATGGGTTATAGTAAAGCTGGAGATATGGAAATGGCTAAAATTATGTTTGATAAGATGCCATTGCCGGCTAAAAATGTGGTCACTTGGACGATAATTATTGCCGGATATGCGGAAAAGGGGCTTGTGAAGGAGGCTGATAAATTAGTCGACCAAATGGTGGCTTCAGGATTGAGATTTGATGCTGCAGCTGCTATTAGTATCTTAGCTGCTTGTGCTGAGTCTGGTTTGCTCAGTTTAGGAGTGAGGGTTCATTCCATAATCAAAAGGTCTAACCTCAATTCGAATGCGTCTGTTTTAAATGCACTACTTGATATGTATGCAAAATGTGGTAGCCTAGAAAAAGCGTTTGATGTGTTTAACAACATGCCCAAGAAGGACCTCGTCTCTTGGAACACTATGCTTCATGGTCTTGGTGTTCATGGTCACGGTAAGGAAGCAATTGAGCTTTTTTCGAGAATGAGGAGGGAAGGGATTCGGCCTGATAAAGTCACATTTATTGCTGTTTTGTGTTCCTGCAATCACGCTGGTCTCATTGATGAAGGCGTAGATTACTTCTACTCGATGGAGAAAGTGTATGATCTTGTTCCACAAGTTGAACACTACGGTTGTCTTGTTGACCTATTAGGTCGAGGGGGAAGGTTAAAGGAAGCTGTTAAAGTTGTCCAAACAATGCCTATGAAACCCAATGTTGTTATCTGGGGTGCTCTTCTTGGAGCGTGCAGGATGCATAATAATGTGGATCTTGCTAAGGAAATCCTGGATCCGCTGGTTAAGTTAGACTCTTCTGATCCGGGAAACTATACGCTGCTGTCAAATATTTATGCAGCAGCAGAGGATTGGGCAGGGGTTGCTGACATAAGGTCAAAGATGAAGAGTATGGGAGTAGAGAAACCATCTGGAGCTAGTTCGGTTGAATTGGAGGATGGGATACACGAATTTACAGTGTTTGACAAGTCACACCCAAAATCTGATCAAATATATCAGATGCTTGGTAGTCTAAATGAACCTCCAGATACCGGTGAGCTAGTTGCTGTCGGATAA